One part of the Rutidosis leptorrhynchoides isolate AG116_Rl617_1_P2 chromosome 1, CSIRO_AGI_Rlap_v1, whole genome shotgun sequence genome encodes these proteins:
- the LOC139841885 gene encoding uncharacterized protein encodes MKRPYLFSLENVLVPPFHCKFPPTSRSDELASFSNGGTTTIEPAYPVFRDSPSMSVVRPDPITKSFVNENEVLTRDFLKLAPPQSSQLNSSSKETLHLSPCIDPL; translated from the exons ATGAAAAGGCCATATCTTTTTTCGTTAGAAAATGTGCTAGTTCCACCTTTTCACTGCAAGTTTCCGCCCACTTCAAGATCAGACGAATTAGCTTCTTTTAGCAATGGCGGTACTACTACTATCGAGCCTGCATATCCAGTTTTCAG AGATAGTCCTTCAATGTCAGTCGTCAGACCCGATCCGATAACAAAGAGTTTCGTCAACGAAAACGAAGTTCTGACTCGAGATTTTCTTAAGTTAGCACCCCCTCAATCATCTCAGTTGAATTCGAGTTCGAAAGAGACATTGCATCTTTCACCTTGTATAGACCCATTATGA